Proteins encoded together in one Rhizobacter sp. J219 window:
- a CDS encoding wax ester/triacylglycerol synthase family O-acyltransferase codes for MAAATSAERMSRVDTAWLRMDNDVNLMMIVGVWRIEPGIRHAALTERVRERLLKYDRFRQKVVEDAMGALWVDDDALDIAHHVRLEKLNRKAGQNEHEALQDRVGELCMSPLDRTRPLWQLHFIEHYDGGSALIARIHHCIADGIALISVLLSITDGGSDPPPRRKRDKEEGAEFDWFAEAIMRPLTDVTVKAIGLTGSGMAKSVELLANPQQPLQGTVELARMGAQVVSDAASMLLMPDDSPTALKGRPIGTKRVAWGEPIPLDVVKAIGKGLGCSVNDVLLACVAGAIGGWLREQGEDTTGKEIRAMVPVNLRPMEKAYKLGNQFGLVPLVLPIGIVNPIERVYAVRARMQELKGSYQPLLAFAVLAVAGLLIKPMQDALLNLFAKKATAVMTNVPGPGTPLKICGSTLSQVMFWVPQSGEIGVGVSILSYGGGVQFGLITDAKLCPEPQKIIERFEPEFQRLLLVTLMLPWE; via the coding sequence ATGGCTGCAGCAACCAGCGCCGAGCGCATGTCCCGGGTCGACACCGCCTGGCTGCGCATGGACAACGACGTCAACCTGATGATGATCGTCGGCGTGTGGCGCATCGAACCCGGCATCCGCCACGCGGCGCTCACCGAGCGGGTTCGGGAGCGGCTCCTGAAGTACGACCGCTTCCGCCAGAAGGTGGTCGAAGACGCGATGGGCGCGCTCTGGGTCGACGACGACGCGCTCGACATCGCGCACCACGTGCGGCTGGAAAAGCTCAACCGCAAGGCCGGCCAGAACGAACACGAGGCCCTGCAGGACCGGGTGGGCGAACTCTGCATGAGCCCGCTCGACCGCACCCGTCCGCTGTGGCAGCTGCACTTCATCGAACACTACGACGGCGGCAGTGCGCTCATCGCGCGCATCCACCATTGCATCGCCGACGGCATCGCCCTCATCTCGGTGCTGCTGTCGATCACCGACGGCGGCAGCGACCCGCCGCCGCGCAGGAAGCGCGACAAGGAAGAAGGCGCCGAGTTCGACTGGTTCGCCGAAGCCATCATGCGTCCGCTCACCGACGTGACCGTCAAGGCCATCGGCCTCACCGGCAGCGGCATGGCGAAATCGGTGGAGTTGCTGGCCAACCCGCAGCAGCCGTTGCAGGGCACGGTGGAACTGGCGCGCATGGGGGCGCAGGTGGTGTCGGATGCGGCCTCGATGCTGCTGATGCCCGACGACTCGCCCACCGCGCTCAAGGGCCGACCCATCGGCACCAAGCGAGTGGCCTGGGGAGAGCCGATCCCGCTCGACGTGGTCAAGGCCATCGGCAAGGGTCTGGGTTGCTCGGTCAACGATGTGCTGCTGGCCTGCGTGGCCGGTGCCATCGGCGGCTGGCTGCGCGAGCAGGGCGAAGACACCACCGGCAAGGAGATCCGCGCGATGGTGCCGGTCAACCTGCGACCGATGGAGAAGGCCTACAAGCTCGGCAACCAGTTCGGCCTGGTGCCGCTTGTGCTGCCCATCGGCATCGTCAACCCGATCGAGCGCGTGTACGCGGTGCGCGCGCGCATGCAGGAGCTCAAGGGCAGCTACCAGCCGCTGCTCGCGTTTGCGGTGCTGGCGGTGGCGGGGCTGCTCATCAAGCCGATGCAGGACGCGCTGCTCAACCTCTTCGCCAAGAAGGCGACGGCGGTGATGACCAATGTGCCGGGGCCGGGCACGCCTTTGAAGATCTGCGGCTCGACGCTGTCGCAGGTGATGTTCTGGGTACCGCAGTCTGGCGAGATCGGGGTAGGTGTCTCCATCTTGAGCTACGGCGGCGGCGTGCAGTTCGGGCTCATCACGGATGCGAAGCTGTGCCCGGAGCCGCAGAAGATCATCGAGCGCTTCGAGCCGGAGTTTCAGCGGTTGCTGCTGGTCACCCTGATGTTGCCTTGGGAGTGA
- a CDS encoding aspartate/glutamate racemase family protein produces the protein MKIRVINPNTTAAMTATIGEAARAVAAPGTQIDAVQPSFGAPSIEGHHDDVWAAAGVAEQVRAGEAAGADAHVIACFGDPGLHAARELARGPVIGIAEAAFHCASMLATGFSVVTTLTRTVVIAEHLVLQYGFERRCRGIHGTDIAVLELDDPASDAYTRILASSREALRRDRSGAIVLGCAGMADLCRRLQGELGVPVIDGVAAAVKLAEGLVSLGLGTSKHGDYALPLPKVYAGLAAPCSPS, from the coding sequence ATGAAGATCCGTGTCATCAACCCCAACACCACCGCCGCGATGACGGCCACGATCGGCGAGGCGGCCCGCGCGGTCGCGGCGCCCGGCACCCAGATCGACGCCGTTCAGCCGAGCTTCGGCGCCCCGTCGATCGAGGGCCACCACGACGACGTGTGGGCCGCCGCCGGTGTGGCCGAACAGGTGCGCGCGGGCGAGGCGGCCGGCGCCGATGCGCACGTCATCGCCTGCTTTGGCGACCCCGGCCTGCACGCGGCGCGCGAACTGGCCCGCGGGCCGGTGATCGGCATCGCCGAAGCGGCCTTTCACTGCGCCTCAATGCTCGCCACCGGCTTCTCCGTCGTCACCACGCTGACACGCACGGTGGTCATCGCCGAGCACCTCGTCCTGCAATACGGCTTCGAGCGCCGCTGCCGCGGCATCCACGGCACCGACATCGCGGTGCTCGAACTCGACGACCCGGCAAGCGATGCCTATACGCGCATCCTCGCGAGTTCACGTGAAGCCCTGAGGCGCGACCGCTCGGGCGCGATCGTGCTCGGGTGTGCGGGCATGGCCGACTTGTGCCGACGATTGCAAGGCGAGCTGGGCGTGCCCGTCATCGACGGCGTGGCGGCGGCGGTCAAGCTGGCAGAGGGCTTGGTGTCGCTTGGACTGGGAACCAGCAAACATGGCGACTATGCGCTGCCATTGCCGAAGGTGTATGCGGGGTTGGCAGCGCCCTGTTCGCCGTCCTGA
- a CDS encoding ABC transporter ATP-binding protein — translation MKPVIDSSLVLTSLVKRYGSTVAVDGINLTIPSGSYCCLLGPSGCGKTSTLRMIAGHELASDGQILLGGKYITYSAAADRGTAMMFQSYALFPHLSVLDNVAFSWKMRGKPVAERQARARELLALVSMTPYLARLPSELSGGQQQRVALARALMTEPRVLLLDEPLSALDPFLRVQMRAELKRWQQELGFTFVHVTHSQEEAMALADQVVVMNHGRIEQTGSPREVFNAPRSEFVARFMGAHNVIASSTGPIAVRADRMQLARSANGVTRPAAVKAIEYQGTYVQLSLVPQGEAADAQWTATLPDADFDAAPWQPGDTAHVSWLPNAAHVLQPSA, via the coding sequence ATGAAACCCGTCATCGACTCGTCCCTGGTGCTGACCTCGCTCGTCAAACGCTATGGCAGCACCGTGGCGGTCGACGGGATCAACCTCACCATCCCATCGGGCAGCTACTGCTGCCTGCTCGGCCCCTCGGGCTGCGGCAAGACCTCCACGCTGCGCATGATCGCGGGCCACGAGCTGGCGAGCGACGGGCAGATCCTGCTCGGCGGCAAATACATCACCTACAGCGCCGCGGCCGACCGTGGCACGGCAATGATGTTCCAGAGCTATGCGCTCTTCCCGCACCTCTCGGTGCTCGACAACGTGGCCTTCAGCTGGAAGATGCGCGGCAAGCCCGTGGCCGAGCGCCAGGCGCGGGCCAGGGAGCTGCTGGCACTCGTCTCGATGACGCCCTACCTCGCGCGCCTGCCGAGCGAACTCTCCGGCGGTCAGCAGCAGCGAGTGGCACTGGCCCGCGCACTGATGACCGAGCCGCGCGTGCTGCTGCTCGACGAGCCGCTTTCGGCACTCGACCCTTTCCTGCGCGTGCAGATGCGCGCCGAGCTGAAGCGCTGGCAGCAGGAACTCGGCTTCACCTTCGTGCACGTGACGCACTCGCAAGAGGAGGCGATGGCGCTGGCCGACCAGGTGGTGGTGATGAACCACGGCCGCATCGAGCAGACCGGCTCGCCCCGCGAGGTATTCAACGCGCCGCGCTCCGAGTTCGTCGCCCGTTTCATGGGTGCGCACAACGTGATCGCGTCCAGCACCGGCCCGATCGCGGTGCGCGCCGACCGCATGCAGCTCGCCCGCAGCGCCAACGGCGTCACGCGCCCCGCCGCGGTGAAGGCCATCGAGTACCAGGGCACCTATGTGCAGCTGAGCCTGGTGCCGCAGGGCGAGGCTGCCGATGCGCAATGGACCGCAACCCTGCCCGATGCCGATTTCGACGCCGCGCCCTGGCAGCCGGGCGACACGGCGCATGTTTCCTGGCTGCCCAACGCTGCGCACGTGCTGCAACCCAGCGCCTGA
- a CDS encoding PotD/PotF family extracellular solute-binding protein has product MSDPQDKTAQPDATRRTLIKGAVAAGGAMGFPFVHAQEKITLRYLGTAVNQDKAIAEKFEKDTGIKIQYIPVTTDDVTKRAVTAPNSFDLIDTEYFSLKKILPTGNLLGIDTKRIKNADKITTLFTKGEVAGKKVGDQGTAPKKVMYVEKPDAKTFAASPTQFMTLIPTVYNADTLGIRPDLIKRPIESWKELLNPEFKGKAAILNIPSIGIMDAAMVVEAAGIYKYPDKGNMTKKEIDLTIKTLIDAKKAGQFRALWKDFNESVNLMASGEVVIQSMWSPAVTAVRTKGIDCRFQPLKEGYRAWAAGFGVPKSVTGKKADAVYEFINWFLDGWAGAYLNRQGYYSAVLETAKAKMEAYEWAYWMEGKPATSDIKSPNGDLLAKAGSVRDGGSYEQRMGGIACWNAIMDENAYMVQKWNEFVAA; this is encoded by the coding sequence ATGTCCGACCCGCAAGACAAGACCGCCCAGCCCGATGCGACCCGCCGCACCCTGATCAAAGGCGCCGTGGCCGCAGGCGGTGCGATGGGGTTCCCCTTCGTGCACGCCCAGGAAAAGATCACCTTGCGCTACCTCGGCACCGCGGTCAACCAGGACAAGGCCATCGCCGAGAAGTTCGAGAAAGACACCGGCATCAAGATCCAGTACATCCCGGTCACGACCGACGATGTGACCAAGCGCGCGGTGACCGCGCCCAACAGCTTCGACCTGATCGACACCGAGTACTTCTCGCTCAAGAAGATCCTGCCCACCGGCAACCTGCTGGGCATCGACACCAAGCGCATCAAGAACGCCGACAAGATCACCACGCTCTTCACCAAGGGCGAAGTCGCCGGCAAGAAGGTCGGCGACCAGGGCACGGCGCCGAAGAAGGTGATGTACGTGGAGAAGCCCGATGCGAAGACCTTCGCCGCGTCGCCCACGCAGTTCATGACGCTGATCCCCACCGTCTACAACGCCGACACGCTGGGCATCCGCCCCGACCTGATCAAGCGCCCCATCGAGTCGTGGAAGGAGCTGCTCAACCCAGAGTTCAAGGGCAAGGCCGCGATCCTCAACATTCCCTCGATCGGCATCATGGACGCGGCGATGGTGGTCGAGGCCGCGGGCATCTACAAGTACCCCGACAAGGGCAACATGACCAAGAAGGAGATCGACCTCACGATCAAGACCTTGATCGACGCCAAGAAGGCCGGCCAGTTCCGCGCGTTGTGGAAGGACTTCAACGAGAGCGTGAACCTCATGGCCTCGGGGGAGGTGGTGATCCAGTCGATGTGGTCGCCGGCGGTGACGGCCGTGCGCACCAAGGGCATCGACTGCCGCTTCCAGCCGCTGAAGGAAGGCTATCGCGCGTGGGCCGCGGGCTTCGGCGTGCCGAAGTCGGTGACGGGCAAGAAGGCCGATGCGGTGTACGAGTTCATCAACTGGTTCCTCGACGGGTGGGCCGGGGCGTACCTGAATCGCCAGGGCTACTACAGCGCGGTGCTCGAGACGGCCAAGGCCAAGATGGAAGCCTACGAGTGGGCGTACTGGATGGAAGGCAAGCCGGCCACCAGCGACATCAAGTCGCCCAACGGCGACCTCCTGGCCAAGGCCGGCAGCGTGCGTGACGGCGGCAGCTACGAGCAGCGCATGGGCGGCATCGCCTGCTGGAACGCGATCATGGACGAGAACGCCTACATGGTCCAAAAGTGGAATGAGTTCGTCGCCGCGTGA
- a CDS encoding ABC transporter permease: protein MRMTAWLQATPFTLVFVLFLVLPLLLVATVSFWRATDYELIPAFTFQNYLDVFNGCSNTDELCVTLKTYLSTLKFCFLVWLITLVIGFAVAYFLAFHVRSVGAQTLLFILCTIPFWTSNVIRMISWVPLLGRNGVINQGLQGAGLIDTPIEWLLFSDFSVVLAFVHLYTMFMIVPIFNSMMRIDRALLEAARDNGATGWQTTWNVIVPLCRTGIIIGSIFVITIVMGDFVTIGVMGGQQIASVGKIIQVQTSYLQFPMAAANAVILLIVTLMMIWGLTKLVDIRKEL from the coding sequence ATGCGGATGACGGCTTGGCTTCAAGCCACGCCGTTCACCCTCGTCTTCGTGCTCTTCCTCGTGCTGCCTTTGCTGCTGGTGGCGACCGTGAGCTTCTGGCGGGCGACCGACTACGAGCTGATTCCCGCCTTCACCTTCCAGAACTACCTCGACGTCTTCAACGGCTGCTCGAACACTGACGAACTCTGCGTCACGCTGAAGACGTACCTGTCCACGCTCAAGTTCTGCTTCCTCGTCTGGCTGATCACGCTCGTGATCGGCTTTGCGGTGGCCTACTTCCTGGCCTTCCACGTGCGCTCGGTGGGCGCGCAGACGCTGCTCTTCATCCTCTGCACCATCCCGTTCTGGACCTCGAACGTGATCCGCATGATTTCGTGGGTGCCGCTGCTCGGGCGCAATGGGGTCATCAACCAGGGCCTGCAGGGCGCCGGCCTCATCGACACACCCATCGAATGGCTGCTCTTCAGCGACTTCTCGGTGGTCCTGGCCTTCGTGCACCTGTACACGATGTTCATGATCGTGCCGATCTTCAACTCGATGATGCGCATCGACCGCGCGCTGCTCGAAGCCGCACGCGACAACGGCGCCACCGGCTGGCAGACCACGTGGAACGTGATCGTGCCGCTGTGCCGCACCGGCATCATCATCGGCTCGATCTTCGTCATCACCATCGTGATGGGCGACTTCGTGACCATCGGCGTGATGGGCGGGCAGCAGATCGCCTCGGTCGGCAAGATCATCCAGGTGCAGACGAGCTACCTGCAGTTCCCGATGGCGGCGGCCAACGCGGTGATCCTGCTCATCGTCACGCTGATGATGATCTGGGGCCTGACCAAGCTCGTCGACATTCGCAAGGAGCTGTGA
- a CDS encoding ABC transporter permease: MQEGKRSASFYALAAVFGLFVIFLYGPMFTIFVLSFQGPEGGLTFPMRGASFHWFGRLWEGMGVVDIAAAFRRSVALGTVVMLFTVLLSLGAGLAFRKKFKGSGLLFYTSVASLIMPSIVVSLGIGLQFRLIDTALKSGLEALGLGGWLEGYGTAMGLYTSALGAHLTWTLPFGLLIMLAVFNRFNPAYEEAADDLGATPWQSFRHVVLPLIAPSLVGVGMFGFTLSWDEIARTSQAIGDVNTLPLELQGLTSTVTTPAIYALGTVTTVVSFAVMGGTLLLIRLLKRQPARA; this comes from the coding sequence ATGCAGGAAGGCAAGCGCTCCGCCAGCTTCTACGCCCTTGCGGCGGTGTTCGGCCTCTTCGTGATCTTCCTCTACGGCCCGATGTTCACGATCTTCGTGCTGAGCTTCCAAGGGCCGGAAGGCGGGCTCACCTTCCCGATGCGCGGTGCATCGTTCCACTGGTTCGGCAGGCTGTGGGAAGGCATGGGCGTGGTCGACATTGCCGCCGCCTTCCGCCGCTCGGTGGCGCTGGGCACGGTGGTGATGCTCTTCACCGTGCTGCTCTCCCTCGGCGCGGGGCTCGCCTTCCGCAAGAAGTTCAAGGGCTCGGGGCTGCTCTTCTACACCTCGGTCGCGAGCCTCATCATGCCGTCGATCGTGGTCTCACTCGGCATCGGCCTGCAGTTCCGCCTGATCGACACCGCGCTCAAGAGCGGGCTCGAAGCCCTGGGCCTCGGCGGCTGGCTCGAAGGTTATGGCACCGCGATGGGCCTCTACACCTCGGCGCTCGGCGCGCACCTCACCTGGACGCTGCCCTTTGGCCTCTTGATCATGCTGGCCGTCTTCAACCGCTTCAATCCGGCCTACGAAGAGGCGGCCGACGACCTGGGTGCCACGCCCTGGCAGAGCTTCCGCCATGTGGTGCTGCCGCTGATCGCACCGAGCCTCGTCGGCGTGGGCATGTTCGGCTTCACGCTCAGCTGGGACGAGATCGCCCGCACCTCGCAGGCGATCGGTGACGTGAACACCCTGCCGCTCGAATTGCAGGGCCTCACCAGCACCGTCACCACGCCGGCGATCTATGCGCTGGGCACCGTGACGACCGTCGTGTCGTTCGCGGTGATGGGCGGCACGCTGCTGCTCATCCGGCTGCTGAAACGGCAGCCGGCGCGCGCGTGA
- a CDS encoding GntR family transcriptional regulator: MPRPRKPETDEPVMAADRVYDAIYAAVVDHRLAPGTRLREEELAETFAVSRTLVRQALHKLAQDNVIVLRPNRGAQVPEPTRRDGEHVFDARRVVECEVARRLAGRLTGEQLAELKQIVDAEARATKSQNKQEAIRLSGEFHLKLAQMSGNPIFVRLLEELLPTTSLLMALYKAPGEPMCVAHSHKSLLQVIGKGDSAAAAGTEMRRHLNEIERSLSQPASRASVPLRDVFKPYRPAA, from the coding sequence ATGCCCAGACCGCGCAAGCCCGAGACTGACGAACCGGTGATGGCCGCCGACCGCGTCTACGACGCGATCTACGCCGCCGTGGTCGACCATCGTCTGGCGCCCGGCACCCGCTTGCGCGAGGAGGAGCTGGCCGAGACCTTCGCCGTCTCGCGCACCCTGGTGCGCCAGGCCTTGCACAAGCTCGCGCAAGACAACGTGATCGTGCTGCGCCCCAACCGCGGCGCGCAGGTGCCGGAGCCCACACGCCGCGATGGCGAGCATGTGTTCGACGCGCGTCGGGTGGTCGAGTGCGAGGTGGCGCGGCGACTGGCCGGCAGGTTGACGGGCGAGCAGCTGGCCGAGCTGAAGCAGATCGTCGACGCCGAGGCCCGTGCCACCAAGTCGCAGAACAAGCAGGAGGCCATCCGCCTCTCGGGCGAGTTCCACCTGAAGCTCGCGCAGATGAGCGGCAACCCGATCTTCGTGCGGTTGCTCGAAGAGCTCTTGCCCACCACATCGCTGCTGATGGCGCTTTACAAGGCGCCGGGGGAGCCGATGTGCGTGGCGCACAGCCACAAGAGCCTGCTGCAGGTGATCGGCAAGGGTGACTCCGCGGCGGCGGCCGGTACCGAGATGCGACGCCACCTGAACGAGATCGAACGCTCGCTGTCGCAACCCGCATCGCGTGCGTCGGTGCCGCTGCGCGATGTCTTCAAGCCCTACCGCCCAGCCGCCTGA
- a CDS encoding MBL fold metallo-hydrolase, giving the protein MKTVLKWVVGGGVVVLAAGAAFLAWQDRPLDPDAVPGLAAIPAEWPTSRPPQGLALSVLRTGESAGTLEALVVAGGSWFTPRRPVHSAVLVRHPQGTLLFDTGLGREVAQQFAVNGVIDREFFGYRAEEPAAAQLARHGVAAASLMAIVPSHMHWDHISGLPDFPDTEVWVQPAEREHAALGHPPAFIQSQFSGVKRWRELSFGATPYMGFAGQRDVFGDGSVVLVPMAGHTAGHVGLFLHLPSGRRYFFTGDVTWTIEGLKRPADRPWLTRHAVKLDHDNADNRRAIVQIHRLMQRHPQLTVVPAHDEHVARTLPRFPAVQE; this is encoded by the coding sequence ATGAAGACGGTGCTGAAGTGGGTGGTGGGGGGCGGGGTCGTGGTGCTGGCGGCCGGCGCCGCCTTTCTGGCCTGGCAAGACCGGCCGCTGGACCCGGACGCGGTGCCGGGCCTGGCCGCCATCCCGGCCGAGTGGCCGACGTCGCGCCCGCCGCAGGGGCTGGCCTTGTCGGTGCTGCGCACCGGTGAATCGGCCGGCACGCTGGAGGCGTTGGTCGTGGCCGGCGGCAGCTGGTTCACGCCGCGCCGGCCGGTGCACTCGGCGGTGCTGGTGCGCCACCCGCAGGGCACGCTGCTCTTCGACACCGGCCTCGGGCGCGAGGTGGCGCAGCAGTTCGCCGTCAATGGCGTGATCGACCGCGAGTTCTTCGGCTACCGCGCCGAGGAGCCGGCCGCCGCGCAGCTCGCACGCCACGGCGTCGCGGCGGCAAGCCTCATGGCCATCGTGCCCTCGCACATGCACTGGGACCACATCAGCGGCCTGCCCGACTTTCCCGACACCGAGGTCTGGGTGCAGCCCGCCGAGCGCGAGCACGCGGCGCTCGGCCACCCGCCCGCCTTCATCCAGAGTCAGTTCAGCGGCGTGAAGCGCTGGCGCGAGCTGAGCTTCGGCGCCACGCCGTACATGGGCTTTGCCGGCCAGCGCGACGTGTTCGGCGATGGCTCGGTGGTGCTGGTGCCGATGGCCGGTCACACCGCGGGGCATGTGGGTCTCTTTCTCCACCTGCCCTCGGGCCGGCGCTACTTCTTCACCGGCGATGTGACCTGGACGATCGAAGGCCTGAAGCGCCCGGCCGACCGGCCCTGGCTCACGCGCCACGCCGTCAAGCTCGACCACGACAACGCTGACAACCGCCGCGCCATCGTGCAGATCCACCGCCTGATGCAGCGCCACCCGCAGCTCACGGTGGTGCCGGCGCACGACGAACACGTGGCACGCACGCTGCCGCGCTTTCCGGCGGTGCAGGAGTGA
- a CDS encoding LysR family transcriptional regulator — protein MLSLRNLRYFCAAFEERSTVGAARVCFVTQPAISSALAQIEEELQVRLFLRQPRGLQPTPAAQRLYRLARKLLADTEAISASFRQGDEQPFALRVLPSLSVDHTGRLLRQLRRDIPALAVTLPDDEAPADAALTAATCADEGTEFVSLWEEQYVLLVPEEHPLAVKESLQLADLHGQAFVERTHCEMSDSWQAALGRGAVQPEVRARVHSEEWAQGLVAAGVGVTIAPLHAVQPRPGVVVRDDCAELREVRRHIGLAFHAPATGTLQQVLAACQRWALSGGAAGVRPG, from the coding sequence ATGCTGAGCCTGCGCAACCTGCGCTACTTCTGCGCCGCCTTCGAAGAGCGCAGCACGGTGGGCGCCGCGCGGGTCTGCTTCGTCACCCAGCCGGCGATCTCGAGCGCCCTCGCGCAGATCGAGGAAGAGCTGCAGGTGCGCCTCTTCCTGCGCCAGCCCCGCGGCCTGCAGCCGACGCCGGCGGCGCAGCGCCTCTACCGGCTCGCGCGCAAGTTGCTGGCCGACACCGAAGCCATCAGCGCGAGCTTTCGCCAGGGCGATGAGCAGCCCTTCGCGCTGCGCGTGTTGCCGTCGTTGAGCGTCGATCACACCGGCCGGCTGCTGCGCCAGCTGCGGCGCGACATCCCTGCGCTCGCCGTGACCCTGCCCGACGACGAGGCCCCGGCCGACGCGGCGCTCACCGCCGCCACCTGTGCCGACGAGGGCACCGAGTTCGTCTCGTTGTGGGAAGAGCAGTACGTGCTGCTCGTGCCCGAGGAGCATCCGCTCGCGGTGAAGGAGTCGCTGCAACTCGCCGACCTGCACGGCCAGGCCTTCGTCGAGCGCACGCACTGCGAGATGAGCGACAGCTGGCAGGCGGCGCTCGGCCGCGGCGCGGTGCAGCCCGAGGTGCGCGCCCGCGTGCACAGCGAGGAGTGGGCGCAGGGCCTGGTGGCTGCCGGCGTGGGCGTGACGATCGCGCCACTGCACGCGGTGCAGCCGCGGCCCGGCGTGGTGGTGCGCGACGACTGCGCCGAGCTGCGCGAGGTGCGGCGCCACATTGGCCTCGCGTTCCACGCGCCGGCCACCGGCACGCTGCAGCAGGTGCTGGCAGCGTGCCAGCGCTGGGCGCTCTCGGGCGGGGCGGCCGGCGTCAGGCCGGGCTGA